A window from Hemibagrus wyckioides isolate EC202008001 linkage group LG17, SWU_Hwy_1.0, whole genome shotgun sequence encodes these proteins:
- the tmem106ba gene encoding transmembrane protein 106Ba, which produces MGKSIFSLPKDKSEGKEKLTSDDPDSEPVEEDKNEISQFPYVEFTGRDSVTCPSCQGTGRIPREQENQLVALIPYSDQRLRPRRTKLYVSLSVMLCLLLSGLAVFFLFPRTIDVAYMGVKSTSVTFDAQQRIVYLNITNTLNITNNNYYPVQVANITAQVQFYKTVIGKSHVSNLTSVMPLDMQQVDFPVSTVIANEMSYIYDFCTMQAIKVHNIVVIIQMTVTTVYFGHAEQVSQENYLYVDCGSNTTSLNGHMTVIQ; this is translated from the exons ATGGGCAAGTCTATTTTCTCGTTGCCAAAAGACAAAAGCGAGGGCAAGGAGAAACTGACATCTGATGATCCTGACTCTGAACCTGTAGAGGAGGATAAGAATGAAATTTCACAGTTCCCCTATGTTGAGTTCACAGGCAGGGACAGTGTCACTTGTCCCAGTTGCCAAGGAACAGGAAGAATACCAAGAG AACAAGAAAACCAGCTCGTTGCCCTGATACCATACAGTGACCAAAGACTGAGGCCGAGACGAAC taagcTGTATGTGAGCTTGTCAGTGATGCTGTGCCTCCTGCTTTCTGGCTTGGCCGTGTTTTTCCTCTTCCCCCGCACCATTGATGTCGCCTACATGGGTGTGAAATCTACATCTGTCACATTTGATGCACAGCAACGAATCGTCTATCTCAACATAACA AACACTTTGAACATCACTAATAACAACTACTATCCGGTACAAGTGGCAAACATCACAGCGCAGGTGCAGTTCTATAAAACAGTGATCGGAAAATCACACGTGAGCAATCTGACCAGCGTAATGCCCCTGGATATGCAGCAG GTCGATTTCCCTGTTTCCACAGTCATAGCCAATGAGATGAGCTACATCTA TGACTTTTGTACCATGCAGGCTATAAAAGTGCACAACATTGTGGTCATCATACA GATGACCGTCACCACCGTGTACTTCGGGCATGCTGAGCAGGTCTCTCAGGAGAATTACCTGTACGTGGACTGTGGCTCAAACACTACCAGTCTCAATGGACACATGACAGTGATACAGTGA
- the seraf gene encoding von Willebrand factor D and EGF domain-containing protein, translating to MAGFSQSSSLLWIYLLMTMLALLAGVCLGGSDSPRGVSLPFVFDLKAVCDPPCRHAGICIRNSTCLCSRGYEGETCQYANCEPKCKNGGECLRPGKCRCPPGLGGKYCEKVACDGGCWNGGECIAVNGHAKCICLSSWTGSKCQEAICPQGCQNGGSCMAPGICSCPEGWLGGACHIAVCKKPCLNGGKCVSPDKCRCRTAFSGAQCEDRKKPF from the exons ATGGCAGGGTTTAGTCAGTCATCTTCACTGCTCTGGATTTATCTCTTGATGACTATGCTGGCTCTGCTAGCTGGTGTATGTCTGGGAGGATCGGACTCGCCCCGTGGCGTCTCGTTACcttttgtgtttgatctgaaaGCAGTATGTGATCCACCATGCAGGCATGCTGGGATCTGTATCCGAAACAGCACCTGCTTGTGCTCACGGGGTTATGAAGGAGAGACCTGCCAGTATG CTAACTGTGAGCCAAAGTGTAAAAACGGGGGTGAATGTCTCCGACCTGGAAAGTGCAGATGTCCTCCAGGACTTGGTGgaaaatattgtgaaaaag TGGCATGTGATGGCGGCTGCTGGAACGGTGGAGAATGTATTGCAGTGAATGGACACGCCAAGTGCATTTGTCTTTCCAGCTGGACTGGATCCAAATGTCAAGAAG CAATCTGTCCTCAGGGTTGCCAGAATGGAGGCAGCTGTATGGCTCCAGGAATCTGCAGCTGTCCTGAGGGATGGCTGGGGGGAGCCTGTCACATCG CTGTGTGTAAGAAGCCGTGTCTGAACGGTGGAAAGTGTGTGTCTCCGGACAAATGCCGCTGTCGCACTGCCTTCTCTGGCGCTCAGTGCgaagacagaaaaaaacccttctGA